The Primulina eburnea isolate SZY01 chromosome 6, ASM2296580v1, whole genome shotgun sequence genome contains a region encoding:
- the LOC140834052 gene encoding uncharacterized protein isoform X3: MSEGGERMCPLCAEEMDLTDQHLKPCKCGYEICVWCWHQIIDMAEKDETEGRCPACRTPYNKEKIVGMTSNCEKLVSEMSVEKKLKSHKGKSKTSEGRKQLGSVRVIQRNLVYVVGLQLNFADEDQLLQRKEYFGQYGKVLKVSISRTATGAIQHFANSTCSVYITYSKEEEAIRCIQSVNGFTLDGRPLKACFGTTKYCHAWLRNMPCSNPDCLYLHEIGSQEDSFTKDEVISAYTRVQQITGATNSSRSGNVLPPPADENCNNSPALSGKLINKTAANTNHNSASGAVVSPPHSSSGRSAALPAGALWGTRSFNNQPISTFTPCSNGPLKPDACNSLVASSAKVASLIQVSSLQTNTGKNLVPIEENSISPDKIKLENLVPAKKESKPDSIAVLKSSSTSAHPPTSPLNQQLHGADTTKSAHNLSKMVGSSLKSFGPSLNNNYMDATDEIIENTCSDFMSLGIHNYAKQIKEAATSEAPARSENMTNALCVTDSLSDFGLGIPSQPTQVNICETEDDLLSFDNQRLKDPELTASINHLPDIFSSFHVTKLSTIPSVLNIADGPTSIDFCGPVVDKKDNLIVSASNFPLKSGGHPYNRLNSLDSNDVEFSNLFPSEDKRSLLGRYEGEVAIGAGNMGENSIISNILSMDFDSLDESLTSPQNLAKLWGETDKPQGSFGVSGSWKVQNSNQSRFSFAREDTNQVTNFGRSSNFLEKEFKQRPFGNDVPYSNIMHLDNDKIAPRNNFPFLGRSESDVFTDSHSNISNNKLSVSRSQISAPPGFSASSRIPPPGFSSYERADQISGTLSGNHIHDASSFSRNQWQTPPSSNTFINCDIEFMDPAILEVRHGTFPGGINSPVLDVKSCYSPQLNTFEEARLQSFLQRSLPPHTNQRINELGDGFSSISDVYGVRSRVMEQTLSNNFSPFSQFTHPQPRNAITSNGQWNGWNEGPGANNLGMAELLRSERLGFNKLYGGYEDSKIHMPGSGNMYNGSYGI, translated from the exons atttgtgtttggTGCTGGCATCAAATAATAGATATGGCTGAGAAAGATGAGACAGAAGGACGCTGTCCAGCATGTCGTACTCCTTATAACAAGGAAAAAATTGTTGGAATGACGTCAAATTGTGAAAA GTTGGTTTCAGAGATGAGCGTGGAGAAGAAGCTCAAGTCGCATAAGGGGAAGAGCAAAACCTCTGAGGGAAGGAAGCAACTGGGCAGTGTACGAGTTATCCAAAGGAATCTCGTCTATGTAGTGGGGTTGCAACTTAATTTTGCAGATGAGGAT CAGCTTCTTCAGCGGAAAGAATATTTTGGTCAGTATGGAAAGGTGCTGAAGGTTTCTATATCACGAACCGCGACTGGCGCCATACAACATTTTGCAAATAGTACATGCAGTGT atatataacatattcaaaGGAGGAAGAAGCCATTCGGTGTATCCAGTCAGTAAATGGTTTTACTTTGGATGGTAGACCTTTGAA GGCATGCTTTGGAACCACTAAATATTGTCATGCATGGCTGAGGAATATG CCCTGCAGCAATCCTGATTGTTTATATTTGCATGAAATTGGTTCACAAGAGGATAGCTTTACTAAAGATGAAGTAATATCAGCCTACACAAG AGTTCAACAAATTACTGGTGCCACAAATAGTAGTCGTTCAGGAAATGTGTTGCCACCACCGGCAGATGAGAACTGCAATAACAGCCCTGCCCTTTCAGGGAAGCTTATCAACAAAACTGCTGCAAATACAAAT CACAATTCAGCTAGTGGTGCTGTAGTATCTCCACCACATAGTAGCTCAGGTAGATCTGCTGCTCTTCCAGCTGGAGCATTGTG GGGAACTCGTTCTTTCAATAATCAGCCAATTTCTACGTTTACACCCTGTTCCAATGGGCCACTTAAACCTGATGCTTGTAACAGTCTGGTGGCATCTTCTGCTAAAGTTGCAAGCCTGATTCAGGTTTCTTCATTGCAAACCAATACTGGAAAAAATTTGGTTCCTATTGAAGAAAACTCCATATCTCCAGATAAAATAAAGCTGGAAAATTTAGTGCCTGCTAAAAAAGAATCAAAACCAGATAGCATTGCAGTGCTTAAGAGTTCGTCTACTTCCGCACATCCCCCAACATCCCCATTAAACCAGCAGCTGCATGGCGCTGATACAACTAAGTCAGCCCATAATCTTTCTAAGATGGTCGGTTCTTCCTTAAAGTCTTTTGGGCCTTCTTTAAACAACAATTATATGGATGCCACTGATGAAATTATTGAGAACACATGCTCTGATTTTATGTCCTTGGGCATCCATAACTATGCTAAGCAAATTAAAGAGGCAGCGACTTCTGAGGCACCTGCAAGATCTGAAAATATGACTAATGCTCTCTGTGTCACAGATAGCCTATCTGACTTTGGTTTGGGAATTCCCTCTCAGCCGACACAAGTTAACATATGTGAGACAGAAGATGACTTGTTGTCTTTTGACAACCAAAGGCTCAAGGATCCTGAGCTTACTGCCAGCATAAATCATCTACCAGATATTTTCAGTTCGTTTCATGTGACAAAGCTTTCCACTATTCCTTCTGTGTTAAATATCGCTGATGGTCCTACCAGCATTGATTTTTGTGGGCCAGTTGTAGATAAGAAAGATAACTTGATAGTTTctgcttctaattttcctttaaAGTCTGGTGGGCATCCTTATAACAGGCTCAACAGTCTCGATTCTAATGATGTTGAATTTTCTAATTTATTTCCGAGCGAGGATAAAAGGTCACTGTTAGGGAGATATGAAGGTGAAGTGGCCATTGGTGCTGGTAATATGGGGGAGAACAGCATTATATCGAATATTTTGTCCATGGACTTTGATTCATTGGACGAATCTTTAACATCACCTCAAAACCTTGCCAAACTGTGGGGTGAAACTGATAAACCCCAAGGGTCTTTTGGAGTATCAGGTTCATGGAAAGTACAGAACAGCAACCAATCAAGGTTTTCATTTGCTCGAGAGGACACGAACCAAGTAACAAATTTTGGACGGTCTAGTaattttttggaaaaagaattcaAGCAGCGTCCTTTTGGCAATGATGTCCCTTATAGCAACATCATGCATCTTGACAATGATAAGATTGCTCCTCGCAATAATTTTCCATTTTTAGGCAGAAGTGAATCTGATGTTTTTACTGACAGTCATTCTAATATCTCCAATAATAAGCTTTCTG TTTCAAGATCTCAGATATCCGCCCCTCCAGGATTTTCAGCGTCTAGTAGAATCCCACCTCCAGGTTTCTCATCATATGAAAGGGCAGATCAGATTTCGGGCACATTATCTG GAAATCATATACATGATGCCTCCTCTTTTTCAAGAAATCAGTGGCAGACACCTCCTAGTAGCAATACTTTTATTAACTGTGATATTGAATTCATGGATCCTGCAATTTTGGAAGTTCGCCACGGTACATTTCCAGGTGGCATCAACAGTCCAGTCCTAGATGTAAAGTCCTGTTATTCTCCACAGTTGAATACATTCGAGGAGGCAAGGCTCCAATCATTTTTGCAAAGATCTCTTCCTCCACACACAAACCAGAGAATTAACGAACTTGGGGATGGTTTTTCCTCCATCTCCGATGTTTATGGAGTTCGTTCAAGGGTTATGGAGCAAACCCTATCCAACAATTTCTCTCCATTCTCTCAGTTTACCCACCCTCAGCCTAGAAATGCAATAACTTCTAATGGCCAATGGAATGGGTGGAATGAGGGCCCTGGTGCAAATAATTTGGGTATGGCAGAACTTCTCAGAAGCGAGAGAttgggatttaataaattatatggTGGTTATGAAGATTCAAAGATCCACATGCCCGGTTCTGGAAATATGTACAACGGGAGTTATGGGATTTAA
- the LOC140834052 gene encoding uncharacterized protein isoform X2, with protein sequence MSEGGERMCPLCAEEMDLTDQHLKPCKCGYEICVWCWHQIIDMAEKDETEGRCPACRTPYNKEKIVGMTSNCEKLVSEMSVEKKLKSHKGKSKTSEGRKQLGSVRVIQRNLVYVVGLQLNFADEDLLQRKEYFGQYGKVLKVSISRTATGAIQHFANSTCSVYITYSKEEEAIRCIQSVNGFTLDGRPLKACFGTTKYCHAWLRNMPCSNPDCLYLHEIGSQEDSFTKDEVISAYTRSRVQQITGATNSSRSGNVLPPPADENCNNSPALSGKLINKTAANTNHNSASGAVVSPPHSSSGRSAALPAGALWGTRSFNNQPISTFTPCSNGPLKPDACNSLVASSAKVASLIQVSSLQTNTGKNLVPIEENSISPDKIKLENLVPAKKESKPDSIAVLKSSSTSAHPPTSPLNQQLHGADTTKSAHNLSKMVGSSLKSFGPSLNNNYMDATDEIIENTCSDFMSLGIHNYAKQIKEAATSEAPARSENMTNALCVTDSLSDFGLGIPSQPTQVNICETEDDLLSFDNQRLKDPELTASINHLPDIFSSFHVTKLSTIPSVLNIADGPTSIDFCGPVVDKKDNLIVSASNFPLKSGGHPYNRLNSLDSNDVEFSNLFPSEDKRSLLGRYEGEVAIGAGNMGENSIISNILSMDFDSLDESLTSPQNLAKLWGETDKPQGSFGVSGSWKVQNSNQSRFSFAREDTNQVTNFGRSSNFLEKEFKQRPFGNDVPYSNIMHLDNDKIAPRNNFPFLGRSESDVFTDSHSNISNNKLSVSRSQISAPPGFSASSRIPPPGFSSYERADQISGTLSGNHIHDASSFSRNQWQTPPSSNTFINCDIEFMDPAILEVRHGTFPGGINSPVLDVKSCYSPQLNTFEEARLQSFLQRSLPPHTNQRINELGDGFSSISDVYGVRSRVMEQTLSNNFSPFSQFTHPQPRNAITSNGQWNGWNEGPGANNLGMAELLRSERLGFNKLYGGYEDSKIHMPGSGNMYNGSYGI encoded by the exons atttgtgtttggTGCTGGCATCAAATAATAGATATGGCTGAGAAAGATGAGACAGAAGGACGCTGTCCAGCATGTCGTACTCCTTATAACAAGGAAAAAATTGTTGGAATGACGTCAAATTGTGAAAA GTTGGTTTCAGAGATGAGCGTGGAGAAGAAGCTCAAGTCGCATAAGGGGAAGAGCAAAACCTCTGAGGGAAGGAAGCAACTGGGCAGTGTACGAGTTATCCAAAGGAATCTCGTCTATGTAGTGGGGTTGCAACTTAATTTTGCAGATGAGGAT CTTCTTCAGCGGAAAGAATATTTTGGTCAGTATGGAAAGGTGCTGAAGGTTTCTATATCACGAACCGCGACTGGCGCCATACAACATTTTGCAAATAGTACATGCAGTGT atatataacatattcaaaGGAGGAAGAAGCCATTCGGTGTATCCAGTCAGTAAATGGTTTTACTTTGGATGGTAGACCTTTGAA GGCATGCTTTGGAACCACTAAATATTGTCATGCATGGCTGAGGAATATG CCCTGCAGCAATCCTGATTGTTTATATTTGCATGAAATTGGTTCACAAGAGGATAGCTTTACTAAAGATGAAGTAATATCAGCCTACACAAG GAGTAGAGTTCAACAAATTACTGGTGCCACAAATAGTAGTCGTTCAGGAAATGTGTTGCCACCACCGGCAGATGAGAACTGCAATAACAGCCCTGCCCTTTCAGGGAAGCTTATCAACAAAACTGCTGCAAATACAAAT CACAATTCAGCTAGTGGTGCTGTAGTATCTCCACCACATAGTAGCTCAGGTAGATCTGCTGCTCTTCCAGCTGGAGCATTGTG GGGAACTCGTTCTTTCAATAATCAGCCAATTTCTACGTTTACACCCTGTTCCAATGGGCCACTTAAACCTGATGCTTGTAACAGTCTGGTGGCATCTTCTGCTAAAGTTGCAAGCCTGATTCAGGTTTCTTCATTGCAAACCAATACTGGAAAAAATTTGGTTCCTATTGAAGAAAACTCCATATCTCCAGATAAAATAAAGCTGGAAAATTTAGTGCCTGCTAAAAAAGAATCAAAACCAGATAGCATTGCAGTGCTTAAGAGTTCGTCTACTTCCGCACATCCCCCAACATCCCCATTAAACCAGCAGCTGCATGGCGCTGATACAACTAAGTCAGCCCATAATCTTTCTAAGATGGTCGGTTCTTCCTTAAAGTCTTTTGGGCCTTCTTTAAACAACAATTATATGGATGCCACTGATGAAATTATTGAGAACACATGCTCTGATTTTATGTCCTTGGGCATCCATAACTATGCTAAGCAAATTAAAGAGGCAGCGACTTCTGAGGCACCTGCAAGATCTGAAAATATGACTAATGCTCTCTGTGTCACAGATAGCCTATCTGACTTTGGTTTGGGAATTCCCTCTCAGCCGACACAAGTTAACATATGTGAGACAGAAGATGACTTGTTGTCTTTTGACAACCAAAGGCTCAAGGATCCTGAGCTTACTGCCAGCATAAATCATCTACCAGATATTTTCAGTTCGTTTCATGTGACAAAGCTTTCCACTATTCCTTCTGTGTTAAATATCGCTGATGGTCCTACCAGCATTGATTTTTGTGGGCCAGTTGTAGATAAGAAAGATAACTTGATAGTTTctgcttctaattttcctttaaAGTCTGGTGGGCATCCTTATAACAGGCTCAACAGTCTCGATTCTAATGATGTTGAATTTTCTAATTTATTTCCGAGCGAGGATAAAAGGTCACTGTTAGGGAGATATGAAGGTGAAGTGGCCATTGGTGCTGGTAATATGGGGGAGAACAGCATTATATCGAATATTTTGTCCATGGACTTTGATTCATTGGACGAATCTTTAACATCACCTCAAAACCTTGCCAAACTGTGGGGTGAAACTGATAAACCCCAAGGGTCTTTTGGAGTATCAGGTTCATGGAAAGTACAGAACAGCAACCAATCAAGGTTTTCATTTGCTCGAGAGGACACGAACCAAGTAACAAATTTTGGACGGTCTAGTaattttttggaaaaagaattcaAGCAGCGTCCTTTTGGCAATGATGTCCCTTATAGCAACATCATGCATCTTGACAATGATAAGATTGCTCCTCGCAATAATTTTCCATTTTTAGGCAGAAGTGAATCTGATGTTTTTACTGACAGTCATTCTAATATCTCCAATAATAAGCTTTCTG TTTCAAGATCTCAGATATCCGCCCCTCCAGGATTTTCAGCGTCTAGTAGAATCCCACCTCCAGGTTTCTCATCATATGAAAGGGCAGATCAGATTTCGGGCACATTATCTG GAAATCATATACATGATGCCTCCTCTTTTTCAAGAAATCAGTGGCAGACACCTCCTAGTAGCAATACTTTTATTAACTGTGATATTGAATTCATGGATCCTGCAATTTTGGAAGTTCGCCACGGTACATTTCCAGGTGGCATCAACAGTCCAGTCCTAGATGTAAAGTCCTGTTATTCTCCACAGTTGAATACATTCGAGGAGGCAAGGCTCCAATCATTTTTGCAAAGATCTCTTCCTCCACACACAAACCAGAGAATTAACGAACTTGGGGATGGTTTTTCCTCCATCTCCGATGTTTATGGAGTTCGTTCAAGGGTTATGGAGCAAACCCTATCCAACAATTTCTCTCCATTCTCTCAGTTTACCCACCCTCAGCCTAGAAATGCAATAACTTCTAATGGCCAATGGAATGGGTGGAATGAGGGCCCTGGTGCAAATAATTTGGGTATGGCAGAACTTCTCAGAAGCGAGAGAttgggatttaataaattatatggTGGTTATGAAGATTCAAAGATCCACATGCCCGGTTCTGGAAATATGTACAACGGGAGTTATGGGATTTAA
- the LOC140834052 gene encoding uncharacterized protein isoform X4, with product MSEGGERMCPLCAEEMDLTDQHLKPCKCGYEICVWCWHQIIDMAEKDETEGRCPACRTPYNKEKIVGMTSNCEKLVSEMSVEKKLKSHKGKSKTSEGRKQLGSVRVIQRNLVYVVGLQLNFADEDLLQRKEYFGQYGKVLKVSISRTATGAIQHFANSTCSVYITYSKEEEAIRCIQSVNGFTLDGRPLKACFGTTKYCHAWLRNMPCSNPDCLYLHEIGSQEDSFTKDEVISAYTRVQQITGATNSSRSGNVLPPPADENCNNSPALSGKLINKTAANTNHNSASGAVVSPPHSSSGRSAALPAGALWGTRSFNNQPISTFTPCSNGPLKPDACNSLVASSAKVASLIQVSSLQTNTGKNLVPIEENSISPDKIKLENLVPAKKESKPDSIAVLKSSSTSAHPPTSPLNQQLHGADTTKSAHNLSKMVGSSLKSFGPSLNNNYMDATDEIIENTCSDFMSLGIHNYAKQIKEAATSEAPARSENMTNALCVTDSLSDFGLGIPSQPTQVNICETEDDLLSFDNQRLKDPELTASINHLPDIFSSFHVTKLSTIPSVLNIADGPTSIDFCGPVVDKKDNLIVSASNFPLKSGGHPYNRLNSLDSNDVEFSNLFPSEDKRSLLGRYEGEVAIGAGNMGENSIISNILSMDFDSLDESLTSPQNLAKLWGETDKPQGSFGVSGSWKVQNSNQSRFSFAREDTNQVTNFGRSSNFLEKEFKQRPFGNDVPYSNIMHLDNDKIAPRNNFPFLGRSESDVFTDSHSNISNNKLSVSRSQISAPPGFSASSRIPPPGFSSYERADQISGTLSGNHIHDASSFSRNQWQTPPSSNTFINCDIEFMDPAILEVRHGTFPGGINSPVLDVKSCYSPQLNTFEEARLQSFLQRSLPPHTNQRINELGDGFSSISDVYGVRSRVMEQTLSNNFSPFSQFTHPQPRNAITSNGQWNGWNEGPGANNLGMAELLRSERLGFNKLYGGYEDSKIHMPGSGNMYNGSYGI from the exons atttgtgtttggTGCTGGCATCAAATAATAGATATGGCTGAGAAAGATGAGACAGAAGGACGCTGTCCAGCATGTCGTACTCCTTATAACAAGGAAAAAATTGTTGGAATGACGTCAAATTGTGAAAA GTTGGTTTCAGAGATGAGCGTGGAGAAGAAGCTCAAGTCGCATAAGGGGAAGAGCAAAACCTCTGAGGGAAGGAAGCAACTGGGCAGTGTACGAGTTATCCAAAGGAATCTCGTCTATGTAGTGGGGTTGCAACTTAATTTTGCAGATGAGGAT CTTCTTCAGCGGAAAGAATATTTTGGTCAGTATGGAAAGGTGCTGAAGGTTTCTATATCACGAACCGCGACTGGCGCCATACAACATTTTGCAAATAGTACATGCAGTGT atatataacatattcaaaGGAGGAAGAAGCCATTCGGTGTATCCAGTCAGTAAATGGTTTTACTTTGGATGGTAGACCTTTGAA GGCATGCTTTGGAACCACTAAATATTGTCATGCATGGCTGAGGAATATG CCCTGCAGCAATCCTGATTGTTTATATTTGCATGAAATTGGTTCACAAGAGGATAGCTTTACTAAAGATGAAGTAATATCAGCCTACACAAG AGTTCAACAAATTACTGGTGCCACAAATAGTAGTCGTTCAGGAAATGTGTTGCCACCACCGGCAGATGAGAACTGCAATAACAGCCCTGCCCTTTCAGGGAAGCTTATCAACAAAACTGCTGCAAATACAAAT CACAATTCAGCTAGTGGTGCTGTAGTATCTCCACCACATAGTAGCTCAGGTAGATCTGCTGCTCTTCCAGCTGGAGCATTGTG GGGAACTCGTTCTTTCAATAATCAGCCAATTTCTACGTTTACACCCTGTTCCAATGGGCCACTTAAACCTGATGCTTGTAACAGTCTGGTGGCATCTTCTGCTAAAGTTGCAAGCCTGATTCAGGTTTCTTCATTGCAAACCAATACTGGAAAAAATTTGGTTCCTATTGAAGAAAACTCCATATCTCCAGATAAAATAAAGCTGGAAAATTTAGTGCCTGCTAAAAAAGAATCAAAACCAGATAGCATTGCAGTGCTTAAGAGTTCGTCTACTTCCGCACATCCCCCAACATCCCCATTAAACCAGCAGCTGCATGGCGCTGATACAACTAAGTCAGCCCATAATCTTTCTAAGATGGTCGGTTCTTCCTTAAAGTCTTTTGGGCCTTCTTTAAACAACAATTATATGGATGCCACTGATGAAATTATTGAGAACACATGCTCTGATTTTATGTCCTTGGGCATCCATAACTATGCTAAGCAAATTAAAGAGGCAGCGACTTCTGAGGCACCTGCAAGATCTGAAAATATGACTAATGCTCTCTGTGTCACAGATAGCCTATCTGACTTTGGTTTGGGAATTCCCTCTCAGCCGACACAAGTTAACATATGTGAGACAGAAGATGACTTGTTGTCTTTTGACAACCAAAGGCTCAAGGATCCTGAGCTTACTGCCAGCATAAATCATCTACCAGATATTTTCAGTTCGTTTCATGTGACAAAGCTTTCCACTATTCCTTCTGTGTTAAATATCGCTGATGGTCCTACCAGCATTGATTTTTGTGGGCCAGTTGTAGATAAGAAAGATAACTTGATAGTTTctgcttctaattttcctttaaAGTCTGGTGGGCATCCTTATAACAGGCTCAACAGTCTCGATTCTAATGATGTTGAATTTTCTAATTTATTTCCGAGCGAGGATAAAAGGTCACTGTTAGGGAGATATGAAGGTGAAGTGGCCATTGGTGCTGGTAATATGGGGGAGAACAGCATTATATCGAATATTTTGTCCATGGACTTTGATTCATTGGACGAATCTTTAACATCACCTCAAAACCTTGCCAAACTGTGGGGTGAAACTGATAAACCCCAAGGGTCTTTTGGAGTATCAGGTTCATGGAAAGTACAGAACAGCAACCAATCAAGGTTTTCATTTGCTCGAGAGGACACGAACCAAGTAACAAATTTTGGACGGTCTAGTaattttttggaaaaagaattcaAGCAGCGTCCTTTTGGCAATGATGTCCCTTATAGCAACATCATGCATCTTGACAATGATAAGATTGCTCCTCGCAATAATTTTCCATTTTTAGGCAGAAGTGAATCTGATGTTTTTACTGACAGTCATTCTAATATCTCCAATAATAAGCTTTCTG TTTCAAGATCTCAGATATCCGCCCCTCCAGGATTTTCAGCGTCTAGTAGAATCCCACCTCCAGGTTTCTCATCATATGAAAGGGCAGATCAGATTTCGGGCACATTATCTG GAAATCATATACATGATGCCTCCTCTTTTTCAAGAAATCAGTGGCAGACACCTCCTAGTAGCAATACTTTTATTAACTGTGATATTGAATTCATGGATCCTGCAATTTTGGAAGTTCGCCACGGTACATTTCCAGGTGGCATCAACAGTCCAGTCCTAGATGTAAAGTCCTGTTATTCTCCACAGTTGAATACATTCGAGGAGGCAAGGCTCCAATCATTTTTGCAAAGATCTCTTCCTCCACACACAAACCAGAGAATTAACGAACTTGGGGATGGTTTTTCCTCCATCTCCGATGTTTATGGAGTTCGTTCAAGGGTTATGGAGCAAACCCTATCCAACAATTTCTCTCCATTCTCTCAGTTTACCCACCCTCAGCCTAGAAATGCAATAACTTCTAATGGCCAATGGAATGGGTGGAATGAGGGCCCTGGTGCAAATAATTTGGGTATGGCAGAACTTCTCAGAAGCGAGAGAttgggatttaataaattatatggTGGTTATGAAGATTCAAAGATCCACATGCCCGGTTCTGGAAATATGTACAACGGGAGTTATGGGATTTAA